The nucleotide window GAATACAAGGCATGGGCGTCAGTACACCAAGGGCCGCTGCCGTCGCTGCCGCCACCATGGGATTCGCGGGGCAATTGCACATTCCAAAGGGAGGAATATTGACCATGGGCTTGTTGTCCATGATATTGGCGGCCGGTGCCCCGGTCATTACCTTGTTGGCCGGCAAAACCGACAGAGCGCTGGGTGCCACACCAAAACTACACTGTAGATTTGCGCCCGCCGCCACCTGAATTCCCATGCTCAGCCTTTCACGATTTGTTCAAGCCTTTGCATAAGGCCTGGTTTTGCACTTGCCGTCGATATCTCATCGCCGTTTTGATCAAAGCGCCTTAGCGCCGAGACAGGCCGTCCCGCCTTGTAATTTTGGGACTCCAGCATGGTGCCATCAGGCCAGTACCGCGTCAAAGGTCCATCCAGTAAATCGTCCTTGTACAGCGCCTTCTGTAGCGGTTTCCCCTCACGGCCATAGTCAATCGCCTCTCCCTCCTGCCGACCGGCCCGAAAATGCGCCCTGCGGACAACACGCCCTTCGTACATGGACA belongs to Rhodoferax saidenbachensis and includes:
- a CDS encoding DUF4280 domain-containing protein, with amino-acid sequence MGIQVAAGANLQCSFGVAPSALSVLPANKVMTGAPAANIMDNKPMVNIPPFGMCNCPANPMVAAATAAALGVLTPMPCIPVTVAPWAPGAPTVMVGGMPSLQNSSKLMCNWGGVIQILMPGQMTVMVP